The Pseudomonas fulva 12-X sequence CGGTAGCCACCGTCCACTTCCTCGACGTCCGGGCCGTCCACTTCGCTGGCATCCGGCAGTTCACCGGCAATCGCTTCGAGAATGTCGGTCAGGGTCAGCAGGCCTTCGAAACCGCCGAACTCGTTGACCACGAAGGCCACGTGGGTCGAGCCCTGGCGCATCTGTTCCAGGGAGCTGAGCACGCTTGAGCTGTCCGGCAGGTTGATCGGCGCGCGCACCAGGCTTTCGATATCCGGCTGCTGGCCCTTGAGCAGTTCCTTGAACAGCTCCTTCTTGTGCACGTAGCCCAAGGGCTCGTCGCGCGTTTCGTTGCGGATCACCACCAGGCGCGAGTGCGGCGAATCGAGCAGCGCCTGCTGGATCTTCTCCGGGGCGTCGTCGAGGTTGATGCAGTCGACTTCCATGCGATCGGTCATGACCTTCTGAATCGACAACTCAGCCATGTTCAGCACGCCACTGATCATCACCCGCTCGCGACGGTCGAACAGCGCGGTTTCGCCCTGCTCGCCCTCGAGCATGTCGGCGATGTCCTCGCCGACTTCATCGGCCTGCACCTTGCCGCCGAGCATGCGCATCACCGCGTGGGCGGTGCGGTCGCGCAGGCCACGCTGGCCCTGCAGGCTGCGCTTGCGGCGCGAACGGGCGATCTGGTTGAACAGCTCGATAAGGATCGAGAAGCCAATGGCCGCGTACAGGTAACCCTTCGGAATGTGGAAGCCCAGACCTTCAGCGGTCAGGCTGAAACCGATCATCATCAAAAAGCCCAGGCAGAGCATGATTACCGTCGGGCGGGCGTTGACGAAGGCGGTCAGCGGCTTGCTGGCGACGATCATCAGGCCGATGGAGATGATCACCGCGATCATCATCACTTCCAGGTGCTCGACCATGCCGACGGCAGTGATTACGGCATCCAGGGAGAACACCGCGTCGAGCACGATGATCTGCGCCACCACCGGCCAGAACTTGGCGTAGGTGCGCGAGCCACCATGCTGATGGGTACGGCCTTCGAGGCGCTCGTGCAGTTCCATGGTGGCCTTGAACAGCAGGAACACACCACCGAACAGCATGATCAGGTCACGGCCGGAAAAGGACTTGCCGAACACGTCGATCAGCGGATCGGTCAGCGTCACCAGCCAGGCCATGCTGGCCAGCAGGCCCAGGCGCATGATCAGCGCCAGGCTCAGGCCGATCACCCGCGCGCGGTCACGCTGCTCGGGCGGCAGCTTGTCGGCGAGAATGGCGATGAACACCAGGTTGTCGATGCCCAGAACGATTTCCAGGACGATCAGGGTCAACAGGCCAAGCCAGGCCGTCGGATCAGCGATCCATTCCATTTTAGTGTGTAGCTCTCTCTAGGGGAAAACGGAGACGGCCGAACGCGGCGCGCATGCAGGTCGCAGGCGCGTGAAGTCTCGGCTGTCGGGAAGGATGCGCAGCGCTGTGCTGCACGATGGGCGCGCGCCGGGCGGCGCTGCCTTTGGGAAGCGCCCTCGTCCGTAATGGCGAGGGCGGTCGACTACTGTCGCTGTCCATGTAGACCGGATAGTGGGAAACAGACCCTGCAATCTACTGGAGCGCGAGTCACACCGAAAGCGGCAAGTTTGTAACCGTGCTTTACATGCCGCCTGAGCGTGTCGGCTTGCAGGCTTACCAGTAGTTCTCCACGGCGACCTGGCCGGGCCGCCGGGTCAGGCTGAGGTTCATGTTGCGCGCCTTCAGGCATTGGCGGATGTCGTCGATCATCTGCGGGTTGCCGCAGATCATCACCCGAGAATGTTCGGGGGTCAGCTCAAGACCGGCGGCACGCTCCAGCTCGCCGTTTTCGATCAGTTGGGTGATGCGCGCATTCAGGCAGCCCGGCGCCTGCTCGCGGGTGACCACCGGCACATAGGTGAGTTTGTGGGTGTACTCGGCCAGGTGCTCCAGCTCGGCGAAGCCGTGGATCATGTCCTGATAGGCCAGCTCGGCCAGGGTGCGGGCGCTGTAAACCAGCACGATGCGCTCGAAGCGCTCCCAGATTTCGAAATCCTGCAGCATCGACAGGAACGGCGCGATGCCGGTGCCGCTGCCCAGCAGCCACAGGTCGCGACCATCGACGAAGCGATCCAGGGTCAGATAACCGGTGGCCATCTTTTCCACCAGCAGGGTGTCTCCGACGCGCAGGCGGCTCAGTTCGCTGGTGAACTCACCACCTGGCACCACGATGGAAAAGAACTCCAGGTGCTCGTCATGGGGCGCGGAGACCAGCGAATAGGCGCGCCAGACCACCGAGCCGTCGGCCTTCTCCACCCCCAGGCGCACGAACTGCCCGGCGCGAAAGCGAAACCCGGCATCGCGGGTGGTGCGCAGGGTGAACAGGCTGGGCGTCAGGGTCTGTACGTCGAGAAGGGTCTGGCGGGTGAATTTGTCTTCGCTACTCATCGGCGGCTCCATCTGGGCTCATGGGGCCTAGTGTCGCGCAAAGCCGGCGCGGGAAACACCGGTAAAGATCAGGGAAAACAGTTGGGCGGGATCGGCAGCTGCACGAGTTCGATGTGATTGGTGGATAAGCTTCGCGTTATCCACCCTACAAGCCGGCACCACCATCTTGTGGGAGCGGGCGGGGACGCCCAGTTCATGCCCGCGATCGCGCGCAGGGCGCGCTCCCACAGAAGATCCGCCGTAGCCCGGGTCGAGCGAAGCGACACCCGGGAAACCATCGCCCACAAAAAAGCCGACCCTGAGGTCGGCTCTTTTGCGGTGCGCTGATGCTTACAACGCCTCACGGCTGCTGGCGCCGTCCACCAGGCGGGCGATGCCCAGCGGGTTGGCGTTTTTCAGGGCGTCGGGCAACAGGGCCTCCGGGCAGTTCTGGTAGCACACCGGGCGCAGGAAGCGGTCGATGGCCAGGGTGCCGACCGAGGTGCCGCGGGCGTCGGAGGTCGCCGGGTACGGGCCGCCATGCACCATGGCATCACAGACTTCCACGCCGGTTGGATAACCGTTGAACAGTACGCGCCCGACCTTCTGTTCTAGCAGCGCGAGCAGCTCCTCACTGCCGGCCAGGTCGCCAGATTCGGTGATCAGCGTCGCGGTCAGTTGACCGTGCAACCCCGCGATGGCCTCTAGCAGTTCAGCCTTGTCGGCCACTTCGACGACGATGGTGGTCGGCCCGAAGACTTCTTCCTGCAGGCGCTCGTCACCTTCAAGCAGCAGGCTGACATCGGCCTTGAAAAGCTGCGGGCGCGCCTGCTTGCCTTCCTGCGCGGCGCCCGCCAGGTGGGTGATGCCCGGGTGTGCGGCGAGCGCAGCGATGCCCTTGCCATAGCCCTCCAGGCCGCCGGCATTGAGCAGCGTCTGCGGCGGCTGCTCGGCCATCTTGACGGTCAGGCTGTGCAGAAAGGCGGTGAACTCCGGCGAGCGAATGCCGAGCACCAGGCCAGGGTTGGTGCAGAACTGCCCAGCGCCGAGCACCACCGATGCGGCCAACTCGCCAGCAACCTTCTCGCCACGAGCCTTGAGGGCTTCGGGCAGGAGGATGACCGGGTTGATGCTGCTCATCTCGGCGAACACCGGGATCGGCTGCGGGCGCGCCGCGGCCATGTCGCACAGGGCACGACCGCCACGCAGCGAACCGGTGAAGCCGACCGCCTGAATGGCCGGGTGCTTGACCAGCGCGGCGCCGACGATGCCGCCGTAGATCATGTTGAACACGCCTTTGGGCATTCCGGTTTTCTCGGCTGCGCGCAGCAGCGCGGCGCCCACCAGGGCGGTGGTGGTCATGTGGCCGGGGTGAGCCTTGAACACCACCGGGCAGCCGGCAGCCAGGGCCGATGCGGTGTCACCACCGGCCGTCGAGAACGCCAATGGAAAGTTGCTGGCACCGAACACGGCGACCGGGCCGAGGCCGATGCGGTACTGGCGCAGATCCGGGCGCGGCAGCGGCTGGCGATCCGGTAGGGCGCGGTCGATGCGCGCGCCGAGGAAATCGCCGCGGCGCAGCACCTGGGCGAACAGGCGCATCTGCCCGCTGGTACGCCCGCGCTCGCCCTGGATACGCCCGGCCGGCAGCGCGGTTTCCCGGCAGACGACGGCGATGAAATCCTCGCCCAGGGCGTCCAGCTCATCGGCGATGGCATCGAGAAACTCCGCACGCCGGGTCGCCGGCAGGCTGCGATAAACCGGGTAGGCAGCGGCAGCAGCCTTGGCGGCAGCATCGACCTCTTGCTCGGTGGCCTCGACGAATTCGTACGGCAGCGTTTCGCCCGTGGTGGCATCGACGCTCTGCAGCTTCACGCTGCCGCGGGCACTGTAGGCGCCGCCGATGATGTTGTGGCCGTTAACGGACATGAAATATTCCTCCTGTGGCAAACCAAGCGGGGCCCTAAGGCCCCGGTGAACAGTGTTTACAGAGCGGTGACGCCGCCTGGCTCAAGGGGCTCGTCAGCCTTCGCCAGGCCATTGCGCAAGGGCGCACCGAACTCTTTCATCTCGATCTCGAAGGTATCGCCGGGTTGCGCCTGGATGCCGTCGGCATAGGACAGGGTCGCGGTGCCGAAGTAATGCACGTGCACGTCGCCCGGACGCAGGAACTGCTGGTACTTGAAGTGGTGGAACTCCAGGTTCTCCAGGCTGTGACACATGTTCTCCTCGCCGCTCAAGAACTCCTTCTCCCAGATGACCTCGCCGCCGCGATGAATGCGGCTGATACCGGACAGATGGGCTGGCAGCGCACCGACGCGCAGTTCCGGCCCGTAGGCGCAGGCACGCAGTTTGGAATGCGCCAGGTACAGGTAATTACGGCGCTCCAGCACGTGGTCGGAGAACTCGTTGCCCAGGGCGTAACCCAGGCGATAGGGCTTGCCGTCGTCACCGATCACATACAGGCCGACCAGCTCGGGCTCCTCGCCGCCGTCTTCGGCGAACACAGGCAGCGGCAGGTCTGCGCCAGGACGCACGACGATGCTGCCGTCACCCTTGTAGAACCACTCCGGCTGCGCGCCGACCTGGCCGGCAGCCGGTTTGCCGCCTTCCATGCCCCAGCGGAAGATGCGCATGGTGTCGGTCAGGGTGGCTTCGTCCTGGCCCTTCTGCTGGTGCATCTTGTCGCGGGTCGAGGCGCTGCCCAGGTGGGTCAGCCCGGTGCCGCTGATCAGGCAGTGGGCCGAATCCTCATGGTCCAGCGGCGGCAGGACGCGCCCGCTCTGCTGCAGCTCGGCGTAGGCCGGGCCGGTATCGCTGCCGCGGCTCTCGACCTCGGCCTGCAGGCTGCGCCCGGCGCGGATCGCTGCCAGCGCCAATTCGCGGGTGCTGGCCACGCCACGCACGGTACGGATGGCGTCGCCTTCGACAACGCCGACCTGGCGCTGGCCGCTGGTGGTTTCGAACTGGATCAGTCGCATGGCTTATCTCTCTTGTCAGTCTTGCCCGAACGGGTACAGGGCAGACTTTACGAACTGCGCGCCAACCTGCCTAATGACAGGCTCTGATCAAGCAATAACCGATGGTTATCACCATGCTCGCTTCCCTGCCCGCCCTGGTTTCCCGACTGCGCCTGAAACAGCTGCGCCTGCTGATCGCCCTCGACGAACAGGGTTCGCTGCACAAGGCCGCCGACGTCGTGGCGATCAGCCAGCCGGGCGCGACCAAGGCGCTCAACGAAATCGAATCGGCATTCGGCACGCGGCTGTTCACCCGTACCAGCCAGGGCCTGGAAGCCAACGACCTGGGGCGCTGCGCGATTCGCTACGCGCGGCTTATCCACAGCGACCTGGCGCACCTGCGCGAAGAAATGCTCGGCATCCTCCAGGGCCAGGGCGGCCGCCTGGTGGTGGGCGTGATCATGGGCGCGGTGCCGCACCTGACCCGTGCACTGTCACGCCTGCGCGCGCGCCAGCCGGAGCTGTCGGTGGAAATAGTCGAGGACACCAGTGCGCGGCTGCTCAGCCTGATCGACCAGGGCCGCGTCGACTTGGCGATCTGCCGCACCAGCGTGAGCCGCCGGCCAGACGATTACGATTGCCTGAGCCTGCATGACGAGCAATTGAAGGTGGTGGCCAACCCGGCGCACCCACTGGCGAACACGCCGGGCCTGAGCCTGGAACAGCTGGCGGCCTACAGCTGGGTGGTGTTCCCGGCGAACATGCCGATGCGCCTGGTTCTGGAGCGGGCATTCAGCGACGCCGAGCTGGAGTTTCCACGCTACCCGCTGGAAACCGCCTCGACTTTCGCCACCCTGATGCTGCTGCAGGAAGACCCGAACCTGGTGGCCCTAATGCCGCGGGAAACCGCCCAGTCGGCGGCGCGCGCCGGCCAGCTGGCATGCCTGGACACGGCCCAGGTGCTGCGCAGCGAGCCCTATGGCGTGATCAGCCGGCGTGGCTCGCCGCTATCGGCGCCGGCGCGTCTGCTGCTCGAAGAGCTGCGTGACGAGCCGGCAGAGGGGCTCAGCGGCGGTTGACAGTCTGCGCCGCACGCAGCACGTCAGCACCGATCTCCGCCTCGAAACGCTGCCACACCGGGCGCATCGCTTCGCGCCAGGCATCGCGCTGCTCGGGCGTCAGGGTGATGATCTGCGCACGGCCGGCGGCGACCAGTTGTTCGCGGCTCTTGCGGTTCAGCTCCTCGGCGTCCTGATTCACCTTGAAGCTGACCTCTTCGATGATCGCTTCCAACTGGGTGCGCACCTGGTAGGGAATGCTGATCCAGAACTTGGAGTTGCTGATCAGCATGTAGTTGAGCGAACCGTGGTTGGTTTCGGTGATGAACGGCTGCACGCTGTCGAGCTTCTGGCTGGCCAGGTTCGACCAGGGGTTTTCCGCGCCCTGCACGGTGCCCTTCTGCAGTGCCGCCAGGGTTTCGCTGAAGGCCAGCTTGCTGGTGCTGGCGCCAATCTGGGCGAACTGCGCTTCCAGTACCGGCGACGGCTGGATGCGGAAATTCAGGCCCTTGGCATCGGCCGGCGCCTTCAACGCGCGGGTGGCGGAAAGCTGCTTCATGCCGTTGTTCCAGTAGGCCAGGCCGTAGATGTCCTGGTTGGCCATGGAGCGCAGCAGCTCGCGGCTCTTCTCGCGCTTCTGGAAGCGTTTCACCGCTTCCAGGTCATCGAACAGGAACGGCAGGTCGAACACCTGCAATTGCTTGGTGTAGGCATCGAACTTGGACAGCGACGGCGCCAGCAGCTGCACCTTGCCGTCACGCAGCGCCTGCAGCTCGTCCTCGTCACCGAACAGCGTGGAATTGGGGTACACCTCGACCTTCACCTTGTCGCCCAGGCGCTGTTCGACGAGCTGCTTGAACAGCAGCGCGCCGCGGCCTTTCGGGGTGTCTTCGGCGACCACGTGGGAGAACTTGATGACGATGGGCTCGGCGGCCGAAACCGGCAGGCCGATCAGCAGCAGGGCTGACAGGGCGGTGGTGACAACGGACTTTAACATGCAGATACCTTGGCAATGGCAGCACGGCAGGCGCACGGGGCACCCACCTGAAAAGGGATTCATCTGGACTGGCCTCGGCGAGGCGCTGGCGACGCGTTGTCGGCTGGGCCCGCAGCGGGTGCGGAAGGGCCGACTATTATTGGAGGGGCTGCGGATATGACCGGTGGGTTGGCAAATGACCGGCAGGGCAGCGGCCGCGATTCTTCGCGATTGGCACCTGCCGAACAAGCCGCAAATACGCCAACTGCCGCACAACCTGAAGATTTCCCGTGGCAGAATGCGCCCCGCCACGCCCACCACGAGATCAGCATGTCGTCGTCCTTCGTCACCCCGTTCACCACCCTCGAACTGCAGCGCCAGCCCGAGCAGCCCGGCATGCCGCTGCAGGCCTTCGACGCCGCCGATGCCTATCTGCTCGAGCAGGTGCAGGCCCTGCCAGCCGACGCACGCGTGCTGCTGCTCAACGACAGCTTCGGCGCCCTGGCCTGCGCTCTCGCCGGCCGGGCCCGGGTGACCAGCAGCGGCGACTCGCACCTCGGCCACCTGGCGCTGCGCCTCAACCTGGCGCGCAATGGTCTCGCCGAAGACGCGGTGACTTTCGTGCCGACCAGCGAGGCAGCGAGTGGGCCGTTCGACCTGGTGCTGATCCGCATCCCGAAAACCCTGGCGCTGCTGGAAGAACAACTGATCCGCCTGCACGGCCAGCTTGCGCCGGGCGCCCAGGTGATCGCCGGCGCGATGATCAAGCACCTGCCACGCGCCGCCGGCGACCTGCTGGAGAAATACATCGGCCCGGTGCAGGCCTCGCTGGCGGTGAAAAAGGCCCGTCTGCTGCACGCCACGCCCGAGGCGCGGCCAGCGGCGCAGTCGCCCTACCCGACCCGCTACCGCCTCGACAAACCGGCGCTGGAGCTGAGCAACCACGCCAACCTGTTCTGCCGCGAAGGCCTGGACATCGGCACCCGCGCCTTCCTGCCGCACCTGCCGCGCCACCTGGATAATCGCCGCGTGGCCGACCTGGGCTGCGGCAACGGCGTACTGGGCATCGTCTACGCCCTCGGCAGTCCGCAGGCCGAGCTGACCCTGGTGGACGAGTCCTATATGGCCGTGCAGTCCGCCGCCGAAAACTGGCAGGCCGCCCTGGGCGAGCGCCCGGTGACCGTGCGCGCCGGCGACGGCCTGGCCGAGCAGCCTGCCGACTCACTGGACCTGGTGCTGTGCAACCCGCCCTTCCACCAGCAGCAGGTGGTCGGTGACTTTCTCGCCTGGCGCATGTTCCAGCAGGCGCGCAGCGCGCTGGTCACCGGCGGCGAACTGTGGATCGTCGGCAACCGCCACTTGGGTTACCACGCCAAGTTGGCGCGGCTGTTCCGCGGTGTCGAGCAGGTGGCGGCCACGCCGAAGTTCGTGGTGCTGAAGGCGACCAAGTGAGGCAGTGGCGCGGAGAGTCGATGAATATCCCACCGAAAAAGCGCGCTGAGCTGCGAAAGTAGCTTTTGACGGCTCTCGCGCGAGGCGAGCAGGCGATTGTAGAAAATCGTATTCACAGTCATGCCCAAGCTAAAAAGAGGCTGGGACGCTGGCTTAATTAATCTCGCTCTCGCCTCATGAAATCTGCGCTGCGACGACCTATCCCCGGGTATCGCTACGCTCAACACCGGGCTACCAGAGTCACACGTAGCCTGCGGTTGAGCGCAGCGATACCCAGGAATACCGTCCTTACAACGTCAGGGTAAACCGCGATAGCAGCGCCCCAGGCAGCGCCATCGAGCCGGTCTGCCTGGCCCCGTAGGTGCCGCTGGGCAGCAGCAGCTCCGGTTCACGGGTCAGGGCTTCCAGGTTCGTGCCGAGGAAGTCGAACAGCGAGTCGTCGAAGCGCATGGTGTCCACCGGCGCCCGGATGCGGCCGTCCTCGACCCAGAAGGTGGCGAAGCGGGTCATGCCGGTCAGGCGCCCGGCCGGCAGGTCGGAGAAGTTGGCGTACCACAGGTTGCCGATATACAGCCCGGTGCCGAGGCGCTGCAGGATCTCGCCCTCCTCCAGCTCGCCGCCATGCAGCTGCAGCGAGAACGGGTATTCGCCGCTGCCCGCGCCGTTGGCGATCAGCCCGTGTTCGGCGGCGCTGCGTGAGCTGACCAGGCGCTCGCCCGCCTTGCCCTGGCTGACCAGGCGCAGGGGCTGGCGTGGCCCTTCGCGGGTGAAGGCCGGCGCCAGGCCGCCTTCGATGCGCTCGTCCAGCGTCACCTTGTCGCTCAGGCTGGCGTTGCCGGCGAACAACCGCTGCAGCGGGCTGC is a genomic window containing:
- a CDS encoding TerC family protein produces the protein MEWIADPTAWLGLLTLIVLEIVLGIDNLVFIAILADKLPPEQRDRARVIGLSLALIMRLGLLASMAWLVTLTDPLIDVFGKSFSGRDLIMLFGGVFLLFKATMELHERLEGRTHQHGGSRTYAKFWPVVAQIIVLDAVFSLDAVITAVGMVEHLEVMMIAVIISIGLMIVASKPLTAFVNARPTVIMLCLGFLMMIGFSLTAEGLGFHIPKGYLYAAIGFSILIELFNQIARSRRKRSLQGQRGLRDRTAHAVMRMLGGKVQADEVGEDIADMLEGEQGETALFDRRERVMISGVLNMAELSIQKVMTDRMEVDCINLDDAPEKIQQALLDSPHSRLVVIRNETRDEPLGYVHKKELFKELLKGQQPDIESLVRAPINLPDSSSVLSSLEQMRQGSTHVAFVVNEFGGFEGLLTLTDILEAIAGELPDASEVDGPDVEEVDGGYRVNGAVNLAVLRERMNFAAKPTDDYQTLAGLAMSLLDRLPLIGDKVEYLGWELTVIEVKERRITRVLLKPDADNSAA
- a CDS encoding ferredoxin--NADP reductase; the protein is MSSEDKFTRQTLLDVQTLTPSLFTLRTTRDAGFRFRAGQFVRLGVEKADGSVVWRAYSLVSAPHDEHLEFFSIVVPGGEFTSELSRLRVGDTLLVEKMATGYLTLDRFVDGRDLWLLGSGTGIAPFLSMLQDFEIWERFERIVLVYSARTLAELAYQDMIHGFAELEHLAEYTHKLTYVPVVTREQAPGCLNARITQLIENGELERAAGLELTPEHSRVMICGNPQMIDDIRQCLKARNMNLSLTRRPGQVAVENYW
- a CDS encoding aldehyde dehydrogenase (NADP(+)) is translated as MSVNGHNIIGGAYSARGSVKLQSVDATTGETLPYEFVEATEQEVDAAAKAAAAAYPVYRSLPATRRAEFLDAIADELDALGEDFIAVVCRETALPAGRIQGERGRTSGQMRLFAQVLRRGDFLGARIDRALPDRQPLPRPDLRQYRIGLGPVAVFGASNFPLAFSTAGGDTASALAAGCPVVFKAHPGHMTTTALVGAALLRAAEKTGMPKGVFNMIYGGIVGAALVKHPAIQAVGFTGSLRGGRALCDMAAARPQPIPVFAEMSSINPVILLPEALKARGEKVAGELAASVVLGAGQFCTNPGLVLGIRSPEFTAFLHSLTVKMAEQPPQTLLNAGGLEGYGKGIAALAAHPGITHLAGAAQEGKQARPQLFKADVSLLLEGDERLQEEVFGPTTIVVEVADKAELLEAIAGLHGQLTATLITESGDLAGSEELLALLEQKVGRVLFNGYPTGVEVCDAMVHGGPYPATSDARGTSVGTLAIDRFLRPVCYQNCPEALLPDALKNANPLGIARLVDGASSREAL
- the araD1 gene encoding AraD1 family protein → MRLIQFETTSGQRQVGVVEGDAIRTVRGVASTRELALAAIRAGRSLQAEVESRGSDTGPAYAELQQSGRVLPPLDHEDSAHCLISGTGLTHLGSASTRDKMHQQKGQDEATLTDTMRIFRWGMEGGKPAAGQVGAQPEWFYKGDGSIVVRPGADLPLPVFAEDGGEEPELVGLYVIGDDGKPYRLGYALGNEFSDHVLERRNYLYLAHSKLRACAYGPELRVGALPAHLSGISRIHRGGEVIWEKEFLSGEENMCHSLENLEFHHFKYQQFLRPGDVHVHYFGTATLSYADGIQAQPGDTFEIEMKEFGAPLRNGLAKADEPLEPGGVTAL
- a CDS encoding LysR family transcriptional regulator gives rise to the protein MLASLPALVSRLRLKQLRLLIALDEQGSLHKAADVVAISQPGATKALNEIESAFGTRLFTRTSQGLEANDLGRCAIRYARLIHSDLAHLREEMLGILQGQGGRLVVGVIMGAVPHLTRALSRLRARQPELSVEIVEDTSARLLSLIDQGRVDLAICRTSVSRRPDDYDCLSLHDEQLKVVANPAHPLANTPGLSLEQLAAYSWVVFPANMPMRLVLERAFSDAELEFPRYPLETASTFATLMLLQEDPNLVALMPRETAQSAARAGQLACLDTAQVLRSEPYGVISRRGSPLSAPARLLLEELRDEPAEGLSGG
- a CDS encoding TRAP transporter substrate-binding protein: MLKSVVTTALSALLLIGLPVSAAEPIVIKFSHVVAEDTPKGRGALLFKQLVEQRLGDKVKVEVYPNSTLFGDEDELQALRDGKVQLLAPSLSKFDAYTKQLQVFDLPFLFDDLEAVKRFQKREKSRELLRSMANQDIYGLAYWNNGMKQLSATRALKAPADAKGLNFRIQPSPVLEAQFAQIGASTSKLAFSETLAALQKGTVQGAENPWSNLASQKLDSVQPFITETNHGSLNYMLISNSKFWISIPYQVRTQLEAIIEEVSFKVNQDAEELNRKSREQLVAAGRAQIITLTPEQRDAWREAMRPVWQRFEAEIGADVLRAAQTVNRR
- a CDS encoding methyltransferase, whose translation is MSSSFVTPFTTLELQRQPEQPGMPLQAFDAADAYLLEQVQALPADARVLLLNDSFGALACALAGRARVTSSGDSHLGHLALRLNLARNGLAEDAVTFVPTSEAASGPFDLVLIRIPKTLALLEEQLIRLHGQLAPGAQVIAGAMIKHLPRAAGDLLEKYIGPVQASLAVKKARLLHATPEARPAAQSPYPTRYRLDKPALELSNHANLFCREGLDIGTRAFLPHLPRHLDNRRVADLGCGNGVLGIVYALGSPQAELTLVDESYMAVQSAAENWQAALGERPVTVRAGDGLAEQPADSLDLVLCNPPFHQQQVVGDFLAWRMFQQARSALVTGGELWIVGNRHLGYHAKLARLFRGVEQVAATPKFVVLKATK